One region of Armigeres subalbatus isolate Guangzhou_Male chromosome 3, GZ_Asu_2, whole genome shotgun sequence genomic DNA includes:
- the LOC134221075 gene encoding putative protein tag-52: MDKSEYLNQKMLKPLMPEDMRSELISALKSQNVHHNRVRSVRNFKKFPPSSISSSPAALSVGNEDDKRGQLRLQAIQEIKTSEISYLRQLDLLINYFVVPLKINGLILEREHSHIFGQLETIYNLSQELLKKLDDDLENVVRAFMNLGPFFKLYSVYAFDYRNSLCTLQTLTHKNPALKRFIGDAESRPEVQTKLISLLITPIQRIPRYKLLLQQVLLYTSPCDVAYKQLQESIKLVEQSVSHINSVVEDYENTQRLITIQNALNTKSLKIVKPARKILKEGILRKLKTDGTTSKKYCILMSDMFIYCRMLKDQEHLFSENGLECCCIFPLKKCKVMELFSGNFKITCSGDGTIFTADNSEVCRSWFQAIREAIELHVQCRKTLRKLSSNRKPMRKKHIQKMEPEDDYLWLLRRKTASPIKSPKARTNLWPFRNMDCLKARRSLHDESLVTATSRYETGRIGFQNRRALIGTSCNGANDENSFRNSAEMTATASDFTADYEQQAGPSGVRSIATGPKKQVSFQLPASYYKR, translated from the exons ATGGATAAGTCGGAGTATTTGAACCAGAAAATGCTTAAGCCACTGATGCCGGAGGACATGAGAAGTGAACTAATATCTGCCTTGAAATCGCAAAACGTTCATCACAATCGAGTTCGATCCGTTAGAA ACTTCAAGAAATTCCCACCATCGTCAATTTCTTCGAGTCCTGCTGCTTTGAGCGTTGGTAACGAGGATGATAAACGAGGTCAACTTCGACTGCAAGCAATTCAGGAGATCAAAACTTCGGAAATATCTTACTTGAGGCAGCTGGATTTgcttattaattattttgttgTTCCGCTGAAAATTAATGGGCTGATTCTGGAAAGGGAACACAGTCATATATTTGGTCAACTGGAAACCATCTACAACCTCAGTCAGGAGTTGCTCAAAAAGCTGGACGATGATCTGGAAAATGTAGTACGAGCATTCATGAACCTTGGACCATTTTTCAAACTGTATTCGGTGTATGCGTTTGATTATCGAAATTCGTTGTGTACGTTGCAAACATTAACGCATAAAAATCCCGCTTTGAAACGGTTTATTGGCGACGCGGAATCGCGGCCGGAAGTTCAGACGAAGTTGATATCGTTGCTGATAACACCGATACAACGGATTCCTCGATACAAACTGTTGTTGCAACAGGTTCTGCTCTACACCAGCCCATGTGATGTGGCGTATAAGCAACTGCAAGAATCTATTAAACTTGTGGAACAATCAGTTTCTCACATCAACTCGGTTGTGGAGGACTACGAGAacacccagcggctgattacgATTCAAAATGCGTTGAATACAAAGTCGCTTAAGATTGTAAAGCCTGCGCGGAAGATTCTCAAGGAAGGTATTCTGAGGAAATTGAAAACCGACGGAACAACGTCGAAGAAATACTGCATATTGATGTCCGACATGTTCATCTACTGTCGCATGTTGAAGGACCAGGAAcatttgttttcggaaaatggcCTGGAATGTTGCTGTatttttccattgaaaaaatGTAAGGTAATGGAGCTGTTCAgtggaaacttcaaaataactTGCAGTGGTGACGGGACTATATTCACTGCTGATAACTCTGAAGTGTGTCGCAGTTGGTTTCAAGCCATACGGGAGGCCATAGAGCTGCACGTACAATGCAGAAAAACACTCAGGAAATTGTCTAGCAATCGGAAACCAATGCG CAAAAAGCACATACAAAAAATGGAACCAGAGGATGACTACCTTTGGTTGCTCCGTCGCAAAACGGCCAGTCCTATCAAGTCTCCTAAAGCGCGCACCAATCTGTGGCCGTTCCGTAACATGGATTGCTTGAAGGCGCGACGTTCCCTACACGATGAATCACTTGTTACGGCTACCAGTCGGTACGAGACGGGTAGAATCGGTTTTCAGAACCGAAGAGCATTGATAGGTACCAGCTGTAACGGTGCAAACGATGAGAATAGTTTTAGGAATTCGGCGGAGATGACAGCTACAGCTTCTGATTTCACAGCGGACTATGAGCAGCAAGCGGGTCCCAGCGGTGTTCGTAGCATCGCCACGGGACCCAAAAAGCAGGTTAGTTTTCAGTTGCCAGCTTCGTACTATAAGCGGTAA